A genomic region of bacterium contains the following coding sequences:
- a CDS encoding response regulator has translation MKIESGANLAVGELVLSTTPFETLGPPFPIERARFFTVDHKSLKFFQPRPLFDLPAIEVGTCDSAADIESRLRRAWSVAQGELTAARERFRARRIDARSAHRGTRLQIPLNDFSCKSVEVRSPVEIQLPSVGPLADVSLASPKDRRFRPYEDARASELEIALTTEMGRLARDAAKKQRTEQLARASERPALSLDVAAKKADDHRVLVVAQQGLLRDQLVAELPSREIRPDIPRDPTRALDAFRRHSYELVLIQAQMPRIDGFELTVRMRNIAGIEQLPIVLLEERSRSASQVAAQAAGASAYLPGPFEWDGVIATFDNMLDNSSERRFSRFPARFRVRTHERDLDWDDLTESVARGGLTLRTRREIELGRDEHYRIALPKPLGEIDVVGRVVSRVNLPGFASVLAGVRLLHFHGDGEVRWIRVIEYLAARALKRS, from the coding sequence ATGAAGATCGAAAGCGGGGCCAACCTGGCCGTGGGCGAACTCGTGCTCTCTACGACGCCCTTTGAGACCCTCGGCCCACCATTTCCCATCGAGCGTGCACGTTTCTTCACGGTCGATCACAAGAGCCTGAAGTTCTTTCAGCCGCGCCCGCTATTCGACCTTCCAGCGATCGAAGTAGGCACCTGTGATTCAGCTGCGGACATCGAGTCGCGACTGCGCCGCGCCTGGTCTGTGGCACAAGGGGAACTCACCGCTGCGCGCGAGCGATTTCGGGCCCGGCGCATCGACGCCCGTAGCGCGCACCGCGGTACGCGGCTGCAGATTCCCTTGAACGACTTTAGCTGCAAGAGCGTTGAGGTTCGCTCACCGGTAGAGATCCAGTTGCCCAGCGTCGGTCCGTTGGCGGATGTGTCGCTCGCTTCACCAAAAGACCGTCGCTTCAGGCCGTACGAAGATGCGAGAGCAAGTGAACTCGAAATCGCCCTGACGACCGAAATGGGACGGCTTGCGCGCGACGCTGCAAAGAAGCAGCGAACCGAACAGTTGGCCCGTGCTTCGGAAAGGCCTGCTCTGAGCCTGGACGTGGCAGCCAAGAAGGCCGATGACCACCGCGTGCTCGTCGTGGCACAACAGGGGCTGCTGCGGGATCAACTCGTGGCGGAACTACCCTCGAGAGAGATCCGACCCGACATACCCAGGGATCCGACCAGGGCTCTGGATGCGTTCCGGCGACACAGTTACGAACTCGTGTTGATCCAGGCGCAGATGCCCCGGATCGATGGTTTCGAGCTGACGGTGCGCATGCGCAATATTGCGGGAATCGAGCAACTGCCGATCGTCCTGCTCGAAGAACGCTCCCGTAGTGCCAGCCAGGTGGCCGCGCAGGCCGCAGGCGCCTCCGCCTACCTGCCCGGTCCATTCGAATGGGACGGCGTCATCGCGACCTTCGACAATATGCTCGATAACTCCAGCGAACGGCGATTCTCGCGCTTTCCCGCGCGCTTTCGCGTCAGGACCCACGAACGGGACCTCGACTGGGATGACCTGACGGAATCCGTTGCGCGCGGCGGGCTCACGCTGCGAACCCGCCGCGAGATCGAACTCGGTCGCGACGAACACTATCGAATCGCGCTGCCGAAACCGCTGGGCGAAATCGACGTGGTCGGACGAGTTGTTTCGCGCGTCAATCTTCCCGGCTTTGCCAGTGTGCTGGCAGGGGTCCGCCTGCTGCACTTCCACGGGGATGGTGAAGTGCGCTGGATCCGCGTGATCGAGTACCTCGCAGCGCGCGCACTCAAGCGTTCCTGA
- the groL gene encoding chaperonin GroEL (60 kDa chaperone family; promotes refolding of misfolded polypeptides especially under stressful conditions; forms two stacked rings of heptamers to form a barrel-shaped 14mer; ends can be capped by GroES; misfolded proteins enter the barrel where they are refolded when GroES binds): MGAKEIKFDSQAADALARGVNTMANAVKVTLGPKGRNVIIEKSFGSPVVTKDGVSVAKEIELEDKFENMGAQMVKEVASKTSDVAGDGTTTATVISQAIFREGLKMVSSGHSPIELKRGIDTAVEAIVAELGKQSKPTRDRSDIAQVGAISANNDEEIGNIIADAMERVGREGVITVEENKTLDTILEVVEGMQFDRGYLSPYFITDPERMEAVIEEPLILLNEKKISNMKDLLPVLEQVAKLGRPLLILAEDLEGEALATLVVNKIRGTLNVAAVKAPGFGDRRKSMLEDMAILTGGQVIAEELGIKLENITINDLGKASRVVIDKDNTTIIQGGGKKKDIEARCNEIRKQIEDTTSDYDREKLQERLAKLAGGVAVVKVGAATESEMKEKKARVEDALHATRAAVEEGIVPGGGVALIRSKGSIESLKGKNSEQQAGIDIVLRAIEEPLRMIAQNAGQEGSVIVDKVASGKGAFGFNAATDSFEDLVKAGVIDPTKVVRTALQNAASVSGLLLTTEAMIGEKPDEGGDAPPIGM; this comes from the coding sequence ATGGGTGCAAAGGAAATCAAGTTCGACAGTCAGGCCGCAGACGCGCTCGCCCGCGGGGTCAACACGATGGCAAATGCCGTCAAGGTGACCCTGGGACCGAAGGGGCGCAACGTCATCATCGAGAAGAGCTTTGGCTCCCCCGTCGTCACGAAGGACGGCGTATCGGTAGCCAAAGAAATCGAACTCGAGGACAAGTTCGAGAACATGGGCGCACAGATGGTCAAGGAGGTCGCCTCGAAGACTTCCGATGTCGCCGGAGACGGAACCACGACCGCGACGGTGATCTCGCAGGCCATCTTCCGCGAGGGCCTCAAGATGGTTTCGTCGGGTCACAGCCCGATCGAACTGAAGCGCGGCATCGACACGGCGGTCGAGGCCATCGTCGCTGAACTCGGAAAACAATCGAAGCCGACGCGTGATCGCTCCGACATCGCACAGGTAGGTGCGATCAGCGCCAATAATGACGAGGAAATCGGCAATATCATCGCCGATGCGATGGAGCGCGTGGGTCGCGAAGGCGTGATCACCGTGGAAGAGAACAAGACGCTCGATACGATTCTGGAAGTCGTCGAGGGCATGCAGTTCGACCGCGGGTACCTGTCTCCGTACTTCATCACAGATCCGGAGCGCATGGAGGCGGTGATCGAAGAACCGCTGATCCTGCTCAACGAAAAGAAGATCTCGAACATGAAGGATCTGCTGCCCGTTCTGGAGCAGGTTGCGAAGCTCGGTCGCCCGTTGCTGATACTCGCCGAGGATCTCGAAGGTGAAGCACTGGCGACTCTGGTCGTGAACAAGATCCGCGGCACTCTCAACGTCGCAGCGGTCAAGGCTCCGGGGTTCGGAGATCGCCGCAAGTCCATGCTCGAAGACATGGCCATCCTGACCGGTGGCCAGGTGATCGCAGAAGAACTCGGCATCAAGCTCGAGAACATCACGATCAACGATCTGGGCAAGGCGAGCCGTGTGGTGATCGACAAAGACAACACGACGATCATCCAGGGCGGTGGAAAGAAGAAGGACATCGAAGCTCGCTGCAACGAGATCCGCAAGCAGATCGAAGACACCACTTCGGACTACGACCGGGAGAAGCTGCAGGAGCGGCTGGCAAAACTCGCGGGTGGTGTGGCCGTCGTGAAAGTCGGTGCTGCAACCGAGAGCGAGATGAAAGAAAAGAAGGCCCGCGTCGAAGACGCTCTGCACGCGACGCGCGCAGCCGTCGAGGAAGGCATCGTTCCGGGCGGCGGCGTAGCGCTGATTCGCTCCAAGGGATCGATCGAAAGCCTCAAGGGCAAGAACTCCGAACAGCAGGCCGGTATCGACATCGTCCTGCGAGCCATTGAAGAGCCACTGCGCATGATTGCGCAGAACGCGGGCCAGGAAGGCTCGGTCATCGTCGACAAGGTCGCGTCCGGAAAGGGCGCCTTTGGCTTCAACGCCGCGACCGATAGTTTCGAAGACCTGGTCAAGGCTGGTGTGATCGATCCGACCAAGGTCGTGCGCACGGCGCTGCAGAACGCGGCCAGCGTCTCGGGACTCCTGCTGACGACTGAGGCCATGATCGGCGAGAAGCCCGATGAAGGCGGCGACGCGCCGCCCATAGGTATGTAG
- a CDS encoding co-chaperone GroES, producing MKIRPLQDRVLVQRVEEEEKTAGGIIIPDSAKERPQEGIVAATGKGKVSDDGKIHPLDVAEGDRVLFGKYSGNEVTLDGLDYVILREDEILAITGSRKKK from the coding sequence ATGAAAATCCGACCGCTTCAGGATCGAGTCCTCGTCCAAAGGGTGGAGGAGGAGGAGAAGACAGCCGGGGGAATCATCATCCCCGACTCGGCAAAGGAACGCCCCCAGGAGGGCATCGTCGCAGCCACTGGTAAAGGCAAAGTGAGCGACGACGGCAAGATTCATCCGCTAGACGTTGCAGAAGGCGACCGCGTCTTGTTCGGCAAGTACAGCGGCAACGAAGTCACACTCGACGGATTGGACTACGTGATTTTGAGAGAGGACGAGATCCTCGCAATCACGGGTTCCCGCAAGAAGAAATAG
- the lexA gene encoding transcriptional repressor LexA produces the protein MHLTKRQKEIFDFICESLGEDGYAPSLEEIGERFGLSSVATVHKHVQNLVEKGLLRKAWNRSRSIEVVDQAPRSDSVEIQLMGNVAAGGPIEAVANPESIGVPAQMVGRRQCFGLRVQGDSMIEDHIVDGDVVILESRNLPRAGETVVALIRREECTLKKFYQDGGKIRLVPANERLRAMEFPAEDIDIQGVVVGLIRGY, from the coding sequence ATGCATCTGACCAAACGGCAGAAAGAGATTTTCGATTTCATCTGCGAGTCGCTTGGCGAGGATGGCTACGCGCCGAGTCTCGAAGAGATTGGCGAGCGTTTTGGGTTGTCGTCGGTGGCGACGGTCCACAAGCATGTCCAGAATCTCGTGGAGAAGGGACTGCTGCGAAAAGCCTGGAATCGCAGTCGTTCCATCGAGGTTGTCGATCAGGCGCCGCGCTCCGACAGCGTCGAGATCCAGTTGATGGGAAACGTCGCGGCGGGCGGCCCCATCGAGGCGGTCGCAAATCCCGAATCGATCGGGGTTCCGGCGCAGATGGTAGGTCGCAGGCAGTGCTTCGGACTGCGCGTGCAGGGCGACTCGATGATCGAAGACCACATCGTCGATGGAGACGTCGTGATCCTGGAGTCGAGGAATCTTCCGCGGGCGGGCGAGACCGTGGTCGCGCTGATCCGGCGCGAGGAGTGCACACTCAAGAAGTTCTATCAGGACGGCGGCAAGATCCGGCTCGTGCCCGCGAACGAGCGTCTCCGAGCGATGGAGTTTCCGGCCGAAGACATCGATATCCAGGGTGTCGTCGTCGGCCTCATACGGGGTTACTAG
- a CDS encoding 6-carboxytetrahydropterin synthase, producing MLLTRRMDFSASHCVRRADWDQARNLDAFGPRADQPSHGHNYVLEVSVGWKVDPQTGMVIDLKELKEVMESEIGRRFDHRDLNTDTDFFAHDAPTAENLVRVIFDLLEAALPNGLLQRVRLMPNRDCAVEVTR from the coding sequence ATGCTGCTGACTCGTCGGATGGATTTCTCGGCCTCGCACTGTGTGCGCCGGGCCGACTGGGACCAGGCGCGAAATCTCGACGCCTTCGGTCCCCGGGCCGATCAGCCGAGCCACGGCCACAACTACGTGCTCGAGGTCAGTGTCGGCTGGAAGGTGGACCCTCAGACCGGCATGGTGATCGACCTGAAGGAACTCAAGGAAGTGATGGAGTCTGAAATCGGCCGCCGCTTCGATCATCGCGACCTGAACACAGATACGGACTTTTTCGCGCACGATGCACCGACCGCCGAGAATCTTGTGAGGGTCATCTTCGATCTGCTCGAGGCCGCGTTGCCCAATGGGCTTCTTCAGCGGGTTCGGCTGATGCCGAACCGCGATTGCGCGGTAGAGGTGACGCGATGA